One window of the Camelus dromedarius isolate mCamDro1 chromosome 15, mCamDro1.pat, whole genome shotgun sequence genome contains the following:
- the FBXO48 gene encoding F-box only protein 48, with protein MKKNSKRNNNSRVSNIESNSVDTEKGKKESQNNFVDLLPPEVTFKIFSQLDVQSLCRASMTCRSWNHVIRNNNSLWKPHCLTLRAVCQREIDDDVESGYPWRVILLRNYQKSKVKHDWLSGRYSNICSPVSLPEKIMYPMDADTWGEILEAEMER; from the exons ATGAAGAAAAACTCCAAGAGGAACAACAATTCAAGAGTTTCTAACATAGAATCGAACTCTGTGGAtactgagaagggaaaaaaagagagtcaGAATAACTTTGTGGATCTGCTGCCTCCagaagttacttttaaaattttcagtcagCTGGACGTCCAGAGTTTGTGCAGGGCTTCGATGACTTGCAGGAGCTGGAATCATGTAATAAGAAACAACAACTCCTTATGGAAACCTCATTGCCTGACTCTGAGAGCCGTGTGCCAAAGAGAGATCGATGATGATGTAGAAAGTGGTTATCCTTGGAGG GTAATACTCCTGAGGAATTACCAGAAGAGTAAAGTGAAACATGACTGGCTAAGTGGCAGATACAGCAACATATGTTCTCCTGTTAGCCTACCAGAAAAAATCATGTACCCGATGGATGCGGACACATGGGGGGAAATTTTagaagcagaaatggaaagataa